Proteins from a single region of Oncorhynchus nerka isolate Pitt River linkage group LG18, Oner_Uvic_2.0, whole genome shotgun sequence:
- the rcor1 gene encoding REST corepressor 1, with protein MMEKSGSEMSGKRRGRNTVNNPNKSLATNGNSNNSWEEGSSGSSSDDEHGSGGMRVGTQYQALVPDYDPEIAKAAEERDNLGMLVWLPSPNLAEAKLDEYIAIAKEKHGYNMEQALGMLFWHKHNIEKSLADLPNFTPFPDEWTVEDKVLFEQGFSFHGKTFHRIQQMLPDKSIASLVRFYYSWKKTRSKTSVMDRHARKQKREREQSEDEAEETNGNAPSDVEYDPNKEEKKELGAAPEKQEPKPLAVVQKPATGVAEKLTHVKKEPQGPPGKNLHRAKKKPPKGMHLSQGDVAAMSTSTPAAVGVLRQMDMELVGIKRQIQSIKQNNSALKEKLDVGVDNFRVPEVNQKFNTRWTTEEQLLAVQAIRKYGRDFQAISDVIGNKSVVQVKNFFVNYRRRFNLDEVLQEWEAEHGMEGAAKGGEEKMDTSPSPTEDGATNPVPPEDQKEESSLVEAQQPLAS; from the exons ATGATGGAAAAGAGTGGTTCGGAAATGTCAGGGAAAAGAAGGGGTAGGAATACAGTTAATAATCCTAACAAAAGTTTAGCTACGAATGGAAATAGCAACAATTCATGGGAGGAAGGAAGTTCGGGCTCCTCCAGTGATGATGAGCATGGTAG TGGTGGTATGAGAGTTGGGACTCAGTATCAAGCACTCGTGCCAGACTATGATCCAG AGATTGCCAAGGCAGCCGAGGAGAGGGACAACCTGGGCATGCTGGTGTGGCTCCCCAGCCCGAACCTGGCTGAAGCTAAAT TGGATGAATACATTGCAATTGCCAAAGAGAAGCATGGGTACAACATGGAACAGGCACTGGGGATGCTCTTCTGGCACAAGCACAACATTGAGAAGTCCCTGGCAGATTTGCCCAACTTCACACCTTTCCCAGATGAGTGGACAGTGGAGGACAAGGTCCTGTTTGAACAGGGCTTCAGCTTCCACGGAAAAACGTTCCACCGTATACAGCAGATG CTACCAGACAAGTCCATTGCTAGCTTGGTTAGATTCTACTATTCATGGAAGAAGACACGGAGCAAAACCAGTGTCATGGATCGCCACGCACGCAAGCAGAAGAGGGAACGAGAGCAGAG TGAGGATGAGGCTGAGGAGACCAATGGAAATGCTCCAAGCGATGTAGAGTACGACCCAAataaggaggagaagaaagag CTGGGCGCAGCACCTGAGAAACAGGAGCCAAAACCACTAGCAGTGGTACAGAAG CCGGCTACTGGCGTGGCAGAGAAACTGACCCACGTCAAAAAAGAACCACAGGGTCCCCCAGGGAAGAACCTGCACCGTGCTAAAAAGAAGCCTCCTAAAGGAATGCATCTGAGCCAGGGAGACGTAGCTGCAATGTCCACCAGCACCCCCGCTGCAGTCGGTGTGCTGCGGCAAATGGACATGGAGCTGGTTGGCATCAAACGCCAG ATCCAGAGCATCAAACAGAATAACAGTGCCCTGAAAGAGAAGCTTGATGTGGGAGTAGACAACTTCAGAGTACCTGAG GTGAACCAGAAGTTTAACACTCGCTGGACAACAGAGGAGCAACTGCTTGCTGTACAAG CCATCAGAAAATATGGGCGGGACTTCCAGGCTATCTCGGATGTGATTGGCAACAAGTCTGTGGTGCAGGTGAAGAACTTCTTTGTAAACTACCGCCGACGCTTCAACTTGGATGAGGTGCTGCAGGAGTGGGAGGCCGAGCacgggatggagggagcagccaagggaggagaggagaaaatggaCACATCACCATCTCCCACTGAGGATGGAGCCACCAACCCAGTGCCGCCAGAGGACCAAAAAGAG GAATCCTCACTAGTGGAAGCACAACAACCTCTAGCATCCTGA
- the ankrd9 gene encoding ankyrin repeat domain-containing protein 9, producing the protein MPYDLAGVFDNRADYKSEKQCQRTSFAFYQAVRDLLPVWVLEDMRTMEVFHWEDDGRACTFTPSEAFLYALVHDHQQYARYLLNRYSVGALEMPSRSFCCCQASATPHLTVAVRYNRITILKMILDSLKDLSNSERVSYINSRGCFHVEGGKGALHLACELVRPECLILLLGHGACPYVTDRDGNTPLDCLLNQIRRGEPDMRRKHVCLGYLILFMPKFHFQMKGKLEKNPGLWQGLIGEQAFQWLSGLSPPSLFVQAMQKLTQSIPVEQLDPLPDFLKPLDFRLHQYAS; encoded by the coding sequence ATGCCTTACGATCTAGCGGGTGTGTTTGACAACCGGGCGGATTATAAATCCGAGAAACAGTGCCAAAGAACCTCCTTTGCCTTCTACCAAGCAGTGCGGGACCTGCTACCAGTATGGGTACTCGAGGACATGCGGACAATGGAGGTGTTTCACTGGGAAGATGACGGGCGGGCGTGCACTTTTACTCCATCCGAGGCTTTTCTGTATGCACTTGTGCACGATCATCAACAATACGCCAGATACCTGCTCAACAGATACTCTGTCGGCGCACTGGAGATGCCCAGTCGAAGCTTCTGCTGCTGCCAAGCATCTGCAACACCACATCTCACAGTAGCTGTCCGCTATAACCGTATTACTATCCTGAAAATGATTCTGGACTCTCTGAAAGACCTCTCCAATAGCGAGCGCGTGAGCTACATTAACAGTCGTGGATGTTTTCACGTGGAGGGAGGCAAAGGCGCATTGCATCTGGCGTGCGAACTGGTTCGCCCTGAGTGTTTGATTCTGTTACTAGGACACGGTGCATGTCCTTATGTCACAGATCGAGATGGGAACACCCCCTTGGACTGCCTCTTAAATCAGATACGCCGGGGTGAGCCTGACATGCGCCGGAAGCACGTCTGCCTTGGTTATCTCATTCTCTTCATGCCAAAATTCCATTTTCAAATGAAGGGAAAGTTGGAGAAGAATCCAGGGCTGTGGCAGGGTCTTATTGGAGAGCAGGCGTTCCAGTGGCTATCAGGactatctcccccctctctctttgttcAGGCTATGCAGAAGTTGACCCAGTCCATACCTGTTGAACAGCTGGACCCTCTGCCAGACTTTCTGAAACCACTGGACTTCAGACTACACCAGTATGCCAGTTAA